In the Candidatus Mycosynbacter amalyticus genome, one interval contains:
- the pyk gene encoding pyruvate kinase: protein MIFKRTKILATLGPNTSTPEKIEELMNAGVNGFRLNFSHGSHEERDEQIPWIRQASEKAGKPVAILQDLQGPKIRLGGLKENTEVKKGDEIVLDYAAEHDGLTFPVQYNLAEKVKVGEPIYIFDGKVRTTVVEIPSDTAIKLRVENDGVLMSRKGINLPDTDFGGDILTPKDIADIEYGAKADIDYVALSFVQSAEDINNLRQMLVSLGSTAQIISKIETKAAIETDTLRAIVQASDGVMVARGDLAVEAGAEVVPVVQRQIIELCRRYGKLSIVATQMMASMVDNPEPTRAEVSDVATAVLLGADTVMLSDETANGSYPVETVKAMKKTILYTQEHLPVATFDSVLIDSIAKRDAISAAAVKIAEQLKVNAIVAETKSGATAISIAAFRPNLPIISVTSEKRTAQLLALSYANKSYVHPDGDKAGLEVAKRLQEENYFDTDEQPVSVVIVSGKQPGVTGETDTIRVRVL from the coding sequence ATGATATTTAAACGAACCAAAATCTTGGCTACGCTCGGGCCAAATACGAGCACCCCAGAAAAAATCGAAGAACTTATGAATGCGGGCGTCAACGGCTTTCGTCTCAACTTTAGTCACGGCTCCCACGAAGAGCGTGACGAGCAAATTCCATGGATTCGCCAAGCGAGCGAAAAAGCTGGTAAACCTGTTGCAATTCTGCAAGATCTTCAGGGACCAAAGATCCGTCTTGGCGGCTTGAAAGAAAACACCGAAGTCAAAAAAGGCGATGAAATCGTCCTCGACTACGCGGCCGAGCACGACGGTCTGACATTCCCTGTTCAGTACAATCTGGCTGAAAAGGTGAAAGTAGGCGAGCCGATCTATATCTTCGACGGCAAAGTGCGTACGACCGTGGTCGAGATTCCATCCGATACGGCGATCAAACTCCGTGTAGAGAATGACGGCGTACTCATGAGCCGCAAAGGTATCAATCTGCCCGACACCGACTTCGGCGGTGATATCCTGACGCCAAAAGACATTGCTGATATCGAATACGGGGCGAAAGCCGACATCGATTATGTAGCGCTAAGCTTCGTGCAGTCGGCCGAAGACATCAATAATCTCCGCCAGATGCTGGTGAGTCTTGGTAGTACGGCACAAATTATCTCAAAGATTGAGACAAAAGCGGCGATTGAAACTGATACGCTCCGTGCAATCGTACAAGCTAGCGATGGTGTGATGGTGGCTCGTGGTGATCTGGCGGTAGAAGCTGGTGCAGAAGTAGTGCCTGTTGTGCAGCGCCAGATCATTGAGCTGTGCCGTCGCTACGGCAAGCTCAGCATCGTTGCTACTCAGATGATGGCCAGTATGGTGGACAATCCGGAGCCGACCCGCGCCGAAGTAAGCGACGTAGCGACAGCCGTACTTCTCGGTGCTGACACGGTGATGCTCAGTGACGAGACTGCTAATGGCTCGTATCCTGTTGAGACGGTCAAAGCCATGAAGAAGACAATTCTCTATACGCAGGAGCACTTGCCCGTGGCGACGTTCGACAGTGTCTTGATCGATTCTATCGCAAAACGCGACGCCATTAGCGCAGCGGCGGTCAAGATCGCCGAACAACTCAAAGTAAATGCGATCGTAGCTGAGACCAAATCTGGCGCCACAGCTATCTCTATCGCAGCATTCCGCCCAAATTTGCCTATCATCAGTGTTACGAGCGAAAAGCGCACCGCGCAGCTACTTGCGCTGAGCTACGCAAACAAGAGCTATGTTCATCCGGATGGCGACAAAGCTGGACTCGAAGTTGCTAAGCGCCTCCAGGAGGAAAACTACTTCGACACAGATGAACAGCCCGTCTCGGTCGTGATAGTGAGCGGCAAACAGCCTGGCGTGACTGGTGAAACCGACACAATTCGTGTGCGTGTGTTATAA
- a CDS encoding glycoside hydrolase family 5 protein, with protein sequence MTKKHALRGVNLGGWLILEKWMTPSVFAGCDAEDEYGLSQTPEGPDRILRHRNSFIQESDFAWLAKHGVELVRIPFGYWLFREGDGYVTGKERLDWAMRMAEKYQLRVLLDFHALPGSQNGWDHSGKIGNKDWFDDTTHRRTSIDICLEVAQRYRTSSALWGFEVINEPLVSWRTHWKLRAYYLRAYRRIAKILPDYIYVIFSDAFHPWLFAGALLGASHQRVAMDVHWYSSALNWRKIPDLASYYKIIAKRRRTIQRLQHIQPVVVGEWSMMLAQESYDKLGDRALNLAEKDHLHVQLASYDKALTHIYWSYKTESLGGWNYRDIVEKGLLTEAKM encoded by the coding sequence ATGACAAAAAAACATGCTCTGCGTGGCGTTAATCTCGGTGGATGGCTCATCCTCGAAAAGTGGATGACACCTAGTGTTTTTGCTGGGTGCGATGCCGAAGATGAATATGGCTTGTCGCAAACTCCTGAAGGCCCCGATCGTATTCTTCGTCACCGCAACTCGTTTATCCAAGAATCGGACTTCGCTTGGCTGGCCAAACACGGAGTAGAACTGGTACGTATTCCGTTTGGCTATTGGTTGTTTCGCGAAGGTGATGGCTATGTGACCGGTAAAGAGCGACTCGACTGGGCAATGCGTATGGCGGAGAAGTATCAACTGCGTGTGTTGCTAGATTTTCATGCCCTACCCGGCTCGCAAAATGGCTGGGATCATAGTGGAAAAATCGGAAACAAGGACTGGTTCGATGACACTACCCACCGCCGTACATCAATAGATATCTGTCTCGAGGTGGCGCAGCGCTACAGAACCTCTTCGGCACTTTGGGGGTTCGAGGTTATCAATGAGCCGCTTGTGTCTTGGCGTACCCATTGGAAGCTACGTGCTTACTATCTTCGTGCATATCGACGTATCGCCAAGATCTTGCCGGATTATATATATGTCATCTTTTCGGACGCATTTCACCCATGGCTTTTCGCGGGTGCACTGCTAGGTGCGTCACATCAGCGGGTGGCGATGGATGTGCATTGGTATTCCTCCGCACTTAACTGGCGAAAAATACCAGATCTCGCATCATACTATAAAATCATCGCGAAACGTCGTCGTACAATTCAGCGATTACAGCACATCCAGCCTGTAGTGGTGGGCGAGTGGAGTATGATGCTCGCGCAGGAATCTTACGACAAGCTGGGGGATCGGGCACTTAATCTTGCCGAGAAAGATCACCTGCACGTACAACTAGCATCCTACGACAAGGCGTTGACACATATATATTGGTCGTACAAAACCGAGTCGCTTGGTGGCTGGAACTACCGTGATATTGTCGAAAAGGGTCTTCTAACAGAGGCCAAAATGTGA
- a CDS encoding proline iminopeptidase-family hydrolase encodes MTTEENYLTRNGHSTWYQVHGAEQPGTPLIVLHGGPGFPHNALRTHIALAERGYPVVLYDQLGCGKSDRPDDPSLWTVEFFVEELEALRQHLGYEVVNLIGGSWGGSLLFEYALKYPQYVHKLVAHSPLVDTHLWVAEADRLKDELPDGQGVRMRELERRGETEGEEYTRLSDLFDDHFVLRVPKDQDVLDAIAGMGAQVYHTMWGPSEAHATGNLKDWSVLDRLSQISQPTLLVSGRYDEATPRQMQEIVRRIPDIRWELFEHSSHSANLEEPEKFLRVVGEFLGEKGT; translated from the coding sequence ATGACGACGGAAGAAAACTATTTGACGAGAAATGGACACAGTACATGGTATCAAGTGCACGGTGCCGAGCAGCCCGGCACGCCGCTTATCGTGTTGCACGGTGGGCCGGGGTTTCCACACAATGCGCTACGCACGCACATCGCGTTGGCGGAGCGTGGGTATCCGGTGGTGCTGTACGATCAGCTCGGCTGCGGTAAATCAGATCGGCCGGATGACCCGTCGCTGTGGACAGTAGAGTTTTTTGTCGAGGAGCTTGAGGCATTACGGCAACACCTTGGTTACGAAGTAGTCAACCTCATTGGTGGCTCGTGGGGTGGTTCGTTGTTATTTGAGTATGCGCTCAAATACCCACAGTATGTACACAAGCTCGTGGCGCATTCACCCCTTGTCGATACACATCTCTGGGTCGCCGAAGCGGATAGGTTGAAAGATGAGTTGCCAGACGGACAAGGTGTGCGCATGCGCGAACTTGAGCGGCGCGGCGAGACAGAGGGCGAGGAATACACTCGATTGTCAGATCTGTTCGACGATCATTTCGTGCTGCGTGTACCCAAAGACCAAGATGTGCTCGATGCAATCGCCGGTATGGGTGCGCAGGTATATCACACTATGTGGGGCCCAAGTGAGGCGCATGCGACAGGTAACCTCAAAGATTGGTCGGTGCTTGATCGTTTGTCGCAAATCTCACAACCGACGCTGCTCGTGTCTGGTAGATATGATGAAGCTACGCCACGCCAGATGCAGGAAATAGTGAGGCGCATACCGGATATTCGCTGGGAGTTGTTTGAACATAGTTCACATAGCGCGAATCTGGAAGAGCCGGAGAAGTTTTTGCGAGTGGTAGGAGAGTTTTTAGGAGAGAAAGGGACGTGA
- a CDS encoding PadR family transcriptional regulator, translating into MFAQEFEHAHAFGRGRGGFGGPDFEEMRENLRGFRAGRGMIEPAILGALTTKPMHGYEIISYLEEKSQGVWRPSAGSVYPTLQLLEEKDLVTYTEENGKKIYQLSTDGEAEAANSQKQFEAIFERFASADQEEGRRMNFRHGYQRQFHRQAGDIMKTMRQIFRKGSAQQKEAMDAAVNEFKVRLEAIERGEI; encoded by the coding sequence ATGTTTGCACAAGAATTTGAACACGCACATGCGTTTGGTCGCGGCCGAGGCGGTTTTGGCGGACCAGATTTCGAGGAGATGCGCGAAAACCTACGTGGGTTTCGCGCTGGTCGCGGCATGATAGAGCCCGCCATCCTCGGCGCGCTCACAACCAAGCCTATGCACGGCTACGAAATCATCTCCTATTTGGAGGAGAAATCTCAGGGCGTATGGCGCCCTAGCGCTGGCTCAGTCTACCCCACCCTACAGCTACTCGAAGAAAAAGATTTGGTAACGTACACCGAAGAAAACGGCAAAAAAATTTACCAGCTCTCAACCGACGGTGAAGCAGAAGCCGCAAATAGCCAGAAACAGTTCGAGGCAATTTTCGAACGATTTGCCAGTGCCGACCAAGAAGAAGGACGCCGTATGAATTTCCGTCACGGGTATCAGCGACAGTTTCACCGTCAAGCAGGTGATATCATGAAGACGATGCGTCAGATTTTTCGAAAAGGCAGCGCCCAGCAAAAAGAAGCCATGGATGCAGCTGTCAATGAATTCAAAGTAAGGCTCGAAGCGATCGAGAGAGGAGAAATATAA
- a CDS encoding ATP-binding cassette domain-containing protein yields the protein MATSTPAIEVHGLEKRFGDNKAVDGIDLVVPSGMIYGVLGPNGAGKTTTINMLATLMRPDGGSAKVFGHDVVHEAQVVRQLIGVTGQYASVDEKLSAIENLVIFGRLLGLSSSEAKAKAAELLEEFGLSDAAKRPLKNFSGGMRRRLDLAASLIAQPPLIFLDEPTTGLDPRTRNQMWDTIRKLVKSGSTILLTTQYLEEADQLADRIAVIDHGHVVAEGTPNELKKSIGNATLVLGIKHKKYMAEAAKIVEKTLKVKTQQPEQTVITAPMKDADTVTDLLIKLRTADIEIDELSVQKPTLDEVFFAITGKPAEKKENENE from the coding sequence ATGGCAACATCTACGCCCGCCATCGAAGTCCATGGGCTCGAAAAGCGTTTCGGCGACAACAAGGCCGTCGACGGTATCGACCTTGTCGTACCAAGTGGCATGATCTATGGAGTCTTGGGGCCAAACGGCGCCGGCAAAACCACCACCATCAACATGCTTGCCACACTCATGCGCCCAGATGGAGGCAGCGCCAAAGTCTTCGGCCACGACGTGGTACACGAAGCACAGGTCGTACGCCAGCTCATCGGCGTCACCGGCCAATATGCGTCGGTTGACGAGAAACTCTCGGCTATTGAAAACCTGGTAATCTTCGGCCGTCTACTCGGTTTGAGCAGCAGCGAGGCCAAAGCGAAAGCGGCTGAGTTACTGGAAGAATTTGGACTCAGTGATGCCGCAAAGCGCCCACTGAAGAACTTTAGTGGCGGCATGCGTCGTCGCCTCGACCTTGCCGCCAGCTTGATCGCCCAACCACCCCTTATCTTTCTCGATGAGCCAACAACTGGTCTCGACCCACGCACGCGCAACCAAATGTGGGATACGATTCGCAAGCTGGTCAAAAGCGGCTCGACAATCCTACTCACTACCCAGTATCTCGAAGAGGCCGACCAACTGGCAGACCGGATAGCCGTGATTGACCACGGACACGTCGTAGCCGAAGGCACACCAAACGAACTCAAGAAATCGATTGGCAACGCCACACTCGTGCTAGGTATCAAGCACAAAAAGTACATGGCAGAAGCAGCCAAGATCGTCGAAAAAACACTGAAAGTTAAAACTCAGCAGCCCGAACAAACAGTCATCACAGCGCCGATGAAAGACGCTGATACAGTTACGGACTTACTAATCAAACTCCGCACAGCTGATATCGAAATCGATGAGCTCAGCGTCCAAAAACCAACCCTCGACGAAGTCTTCTTCGCCATCACCGGCAAACCGGCCGAGAAAAAGGAGAACGAAAATGAGTAG
- a CDS encoding ABC transporter permease, translating into MSSTTATITPGEKRTLKNHVSLGQTVSQSLTMAHRGLIKVRRNPEQLFDVVFQPIIFTVMFTYLFGGAIAGSVASYLPIIIPGILAQTIITASVVTGTQLREDMDKGVFDRFKSLPIARIAPLSGALIADTVRYLIATVLTFTMGYLMGLRPDGGFGSVVVASLLVIAFAWCLSWIFAFFGVIARSASSVQGISMLILFPLTFLSNAFVPVNTMPGWLQWFVNINPVSHLITAIRDLINHGTIGGDFWLSVIGALVILAIFAPLTVRAYMHKA; encoded by the coding sequence ATGAGTAGTACTACCGCCACAATCACACCGGGCGAAAAACGAACGCTCAAAAATCACGTCAGCTTAGGCCAAACAGTTAGCCAATCGCTCACCATGGCGCATCGTGGCCTCATAAAGGTTCGTCGCAACCCCGAACAGCTGTTCGATGTAGTATTCCAGCCCATCATCTTTACTGTCATGTTTACTTACCTTTTCGGTGGTGCTATCGCCGGTAGCGTCGCGAGCTATTTGCCTATCATTATCCCTGGTATCCTGGCACAGACCATCATCACCGCCAGTGTAGTAACAGGCACACAGCTACGAGAGGATATGGATAAGGGCGTGTTTGACCGCTTCAAAAGCCTGCCGATTGCTCGTATCGCGCCACTATCTGGTGCACTGATCGCCGACACAGTACGCTACCTCATTGCCACAGTGCTCACATTCACCATGGGCTATCTTATGGGACTGCGTCCAGACGGTGGTTTCGGTAGCGTCGTCGTTGCAAGCCTGCTTGTCATCGCTTTCGCCTGGTGCCTTAGTTGGATCTTCGCGTTTTTCGGTGTCATTGCCCGCTCAGCATCGAGCGTGCAGGGCATTTCCATGCTCATCCTCTTCCCGCTCACCTTCTTATCGAATGCGTTTGTACCGGTCAATACCATGCCAGGCTGGCTGCAGTGGTTTGTAAATATCAATCCAGTTTCGCACCTCATCACCGCGATTCGAGACCTCATCAATCACGGCACAATAGGCGGAGATTTCTGGCTCAGTGTCATTGGTGCACTCGTCATTTTGGCTATCTTCGCACCGCTGACAGTTCGCGCCTATATGCATAAAGCCTAG
- a CDS encoding MMPL family transporter, translating into MGNFLQKLGARAFELKWVIVLVWIVILGILGATAAHYFKSPTSAIKIPGTEAQKTFDRYGELFPDEGKGSGRIVFYTADGQVRDHATEINQLLARIDDVDNVSAVISPFTNPKGISDDGKTAYAILQLDGTIGSIDKATTDKVESLVGDARIQGVEIDRGGDLVRKVPDEILGVGEIAGVLIALMVLLITLGSLIAAGMPIITALVAVGASAAGLFSLSQVIEVNSTTPALAIMLGLAVGIDYSLFIINRYRSLLLEGYDYKTAAARAIGTAGSAVLFAASTVVIALASLTVVQIPFMTTMGLTAAATVAAAAIIAITLVPAMLGIAGKHVFRGKTRQAIADAQKRGIKHNEHAPHRSGWWKWGNTITKYPYAIIAVAVLIIAVIAYPVKDMRLGLPTDEFAAQGSSERIAYDRLTDGFGAGFNGPLLILVENMPQTSQADKDTVRNAAMAEFNKQVAAQTESAQTAIQAQMAQITTPEQAVALQQQIAAQQAAGEQKKQEALVAIDRQVEQYAPLVQYNQIAQRIAKQDNVDQALPVTTANNGTVGVIQVVPKSGPSDAATGDLVNKLRESDTQDNVLDNTTATLGVTGTTAMQIDINKKLSAALPVYLAVVVGLSLILLVIAFRSILVPIKATLGFLLSVAAMFGALVAVFQWGWFGIAEAPGPIVTMLPIIGIGILFGLAMDYEFFLVSGMHEAHQHTGDAHKAVLRGFYQGAKVVVAAAAIMVSVFAGFISNHDTTVQALGFALTVGIFVDAFLVRMTIVPAVMQLLGSSAWWLPKWLDGILPHIAIEGESDNKA; encoded by the coding sequence ATGGGGAATTTTCTGCAAAAACTAGGCGCGCGCGCGTTTGAACTAAAATGGGTGATTGTGCTTGTATGGATCGTCATACTCGGCATACTCGGTGCCACGGCTGCGCATTACTTCAAATCACCGACCAGTGCCATCAAGATTCCTGGCACCGAGGCACAGAAAACATTTGATCGCTACGGGGAGCTCTTCCCAGACGAAGGTAAAGGCTCCGGCCGTATCGTGTTCTATACTGCCGACGGCCAGGTACGAGACCACGCTACAGAGATCAACCAGCTCCTTGCACGGATTGACGATGTCGACAATGTTTCGGCCGTGATTAGCCCCTTTACCAACCCCAAAGGTATCTCGGACGATGGCAAAACCGCCTATGCCATACTTCAGCTCGACGGCACTATCGGTTCAATCGACAAAGCCACAACAGATAAAGTCGAATCACTTGTAGGTGACGCACGCATTCAAGGTGTAGAAATTGACAGAGGTGGAGATTTGGTACGCAAAGTGCCAGACGAAATCCTCGGCGTGGGCGAAATCGCCGGCGTACTGATCGCCCTCATGGTGCTCCTCATCACCCTCGGCTCACTTATAGCTGCCGGTATGCCAATTATCACTGCGCTCGTCGCAGTGGGTGCTAGTGCAGCCGGACTCTTCTCACTCAGTCAAGTCATCGAAGTCAACTCCACCACTCCGGCACTCGCCATCATGCTTGGCTTGGCTGTTGGTATCGATTACTCCCTCTTCATTATCAATCGCTACCGCAGTCTGCTGCTTGAAGGCTATGATTACAAGACGGCCGCAGCCCGTGCGATCGGTACCGCTGGTAGCGCCGTACTTTTCGCCGCTTCTACTGTCGTAATTGCGCTCGCCTCGCTCACTGTCGTGCAAATTCCATTCATGACCACCATGGGACTCACGGCAGCTGCTACCGTAGCAGCTGCCGCTATCATTGCAATCACACTGGTACCAGCCATGCTAGGTATCGCGGGCAAGCATGTATTTCGCGGTAAAACACGCCAAGCAATTGCCGATGCCCAGAAACGCGGTATCAAACACAATGAACATGCGCCACACCGCTCGGGCTGGTGGAAATGGGGCAACACAATCACCAAATACCCGTATGCTATCATCGCTGTCGCCGTACTTATTATCGCTGTCATCGCCTATCCAGTAAAAGACATGCGCCTCGGCCTCCCTACTGACGAATTTGCCGCCCAAGGCTCATCTGAACGTATCGCCTACGATCGACTCACCGATGGCTTCGGTGCCGGATTCAACGGCCCCCTCCTCATCTTGGTAGAGAACATGCCCCAGACTTCACAAGCTGACAAAGATACGGTACGAAATGCCGCAATGGCCGAATTTAATAAACAAGTAGCCGCCCAGACAGAGTCTGCACAAACGGCTATCCAGGCGCAAATGGCGCAGATTACTACTCCAGAGCAAGCCGTTGCCCTGCAGCAGCAAATCGCAGCCCAACAAGCAGCCGGTGAGCAAAAGAAGCAAGAAGCACTAGTCGCTATAGACAGGCAAGTCGAACAATACGCACCGCTCGTGCAGTACAATCAGATCGCCCAACGTATCGCAAAACAAGACAACGTTGACCAAGCGCTACCTGTCACTACAGCAAATAACGGCACCGTAGGTGTGATCCAGGTGGTACCGAAATCCGGCCCAAGTGACGCCGCTACTGGTGATCTCGTCAACAAACTGCGTGAATCTGACACCCAAGACAACGTGCTCGACAACACCACTGCCACACTCGGTGTCACCGGCACTACTGCTATGCAAATTGATATCAACAAGAAACTGTCTGCTGCACTGCCCGTCTACCTAGCTGTTGTCGTCGGTCTGTCGCTTATCTTGCTCGTGATTGCGTTTCGCTCCATCTTAGTACCAATCAAGGCAACTCTCGGGTTCCTTCTCTCGGTGGCGGCGATGTTCGGCGCTCTTGTAGCTGTATTCCAATGGGGGTGGTTTGGTATCGCCGAGGCACCAGGACCTATCGTCACCATGCTGCCTATCATCGGTATTGGTATCTTGTTTGGCCTCGCTATGGACTATGAATTTTTCCTCGTCTCTGGCATGCACGAAGCGCACCAGCACACCGGCGACGCACACAAAGCCGTCCTGCGTGGCTTCTACCAGGGGGCTAAAGTCGTGGTGGCTGCAGCAGCTATCATGGTATCCGTCTTCGCTGGCTTCATCTCCAACCACGACACCACCGTACAGGCACTTGGTTTCGCGCTCACCGTTGGCATCTTTGTCGATGCGTTTCTGGTGCGCATGACTATCGTACCGGCCGTCATGCAGCTCCTTGGTAGTAGCGCCTGGTGGCTACCAAAGTGGCTCGACGGTATCTTGCCGCATATCGCAATCGAGGGCGAGTCAGACAACAAAGCATAA
- a CDS encoding DUF11 domain-containing protein, whose product MKKLFAALRSAPKRVATLAIVAAAIAVPASLYAWGPDRPTYTMQDPADHVTFNSITDNAKYGDERNFVQIREAGTGTYGENINIQPGKEYEVFVYYHNNAATRLNSAENGYKGIAQNAKMRIQMPASVAAGQKARVTGVLSADNAQPQQVWDEAYGTSTSNDTMYLRYTQGSATIHNLGTTNGATMPDSLFGEGAPLGYNSLDGKLPGCNEYAGYVTFRFKAVQPNFEVSKQVSKAGANSYSENVTVNPGDSVNYKIQYKNTGTVKQDNVVINDVLPKGVTYVPGTTYYATGNSNGQWVKSTSDNVTKGGINIGTFSPGANAYVAFTAKVASNDELEKCGTNVLTNKAQAITENGTKEDTADVTTNKECKPQPEYKCTALAVSTLSDTKFKFETGYSVSGGTFKSVSYTVRNEAGATVATVAGTPNAAEYTQTTPGKYTVQATVTFTVNGQDVTATGDACKKAFEVPTPPQPGEIKVCDLSTKQIVTIKEDEFDSSKYSKNLEDCAETQIIVCDMTTKTIVTIKENELDSNKYTKDTSMCQVTPVTPTTPATPAELPMTGSTDGPLTIAGLATLALVLGYAVTARRTLG is encoded by the coding sequence ATGAAAAAACTATTCGCTGCGCTGCGAAGCGCACCAAAGCGAGTTGCAACACTGGCTATCGTAGCTGCGGCTATCGCCGTGCCAGCTAGCCTCTACGCATGGGGTCCAGATCGTCCTACATACACTATGCAGGATCCAGCAGATCACGTGACGTTCAACTCGATCACAGACAATGCAAAATACGGTGACGAGCGTAACTTCGTCCAAATCCGTGAAGCCGGTACCGGTACTTACGGTGAGAACATAAATATCCAGCCAGGCAAAGAATACGAGGTATTCGTCTACTACCACAACAATGCGGCGACACGCCTCAACAGTGCAGAAAATGGCTACAAAGGTATCGCGCAAAACGCAAAAATGCGCATTCAGATGCCAGCAAGTGTTGCTGCCGGTCAAAAAGCACGTGTTACCGGCGTACTCAGTGCTGACAACGCTCAGCCACAGCAAGTATGGGACGAAGCCTATGGCACCTCTACTTCAAATGACACAATGTACCTGCGCTACACACAGGGTTCAGCCACTATCCATAACCTCGGTACTACAAACGGCGCAACAATGCCCGACAGCCTGTTCGGCGAAGGTGCACCACTTGGCTACAACAGCCTCGATGGCAAGCTGCCTGGTTGTAACGAGTATGCTGGCTATGTCACATTCCGTTTCAAGGCCGTACAGCCAAACTTCGAAGTTAGCAAGCAAGTATCAAAAGCTGGCGCAAATAGCTACAGCGAAAACGTCACTGTCAATCCTGGCGACAGCGTCAACTACAAAATCCAGTACAAAAACACTGGTACTGTTAAGCAAGACAATGTCGTAATCAACGACGTATTGCCAAAAGGCGTTACCTATGTCCCTGGCACTACCTACTACGCGACCGGCAATAGCAATGGTCAGTGGGTCAAATCAACAAGTGACAACGTGACGAAGGGTGGTATCAATATCGGTACCTTCTCGCCTGGCGCAAATGCCTATGTAGCATTCACTGCTAAGGTAGCATCAAACGATGAACTCGAAAAATGTGGTACCAACGTACTCACTAACAAGGCACAGGCAATCACAGAGAACGGCACCAAAGAAGACACGGCAGACGTGACCACTAACAAAGAGTGTAAGCCACAGCCAGAGTACAAATGTACCGCGCTCGCTGTCAGCACACTGAGCGACACCAAGTTCAAGTTTGAAACTGGCTACAGTGTCAGTGGTGGCACGTTCAAGAGTGTCAGTTACACTGTCCGCAACGAAGCTGGTGCAACCGTAGCAACTGTCGCCGGCACACCAAATGCAGCAGAGTACACTCAGACCACACCAGGTAAGTACACCGTACAGGCAACAGTGACATTCACTGTCAACGGTCAGGACGTAACTGCCACCGGTGACGCATGTAAAAAAGCGTTTGAGGTACCAACCCCACCACAGCCAGGCGAGATCAAAGTCTGTGACCTCAGCACAAAGCAAATTGTCACAATCAAAGAAGATGAATTTGACTCAAGCAAGTACTCGAAAAACCTCGAAGACTGCGCTGAAACGCAAATCATCGTCTGCGACATGACTACCAAAACTATCGTGACGATCAAAGAAAACGAGCTTGACTCAAACAAATACACCAAAGACACAAGCATGTGCCAGGTTACACCTGTCACACCGACAACTCCAGCGACTCCAGCTGAGCTTCCTATGACTGGTAGCACAGACGGACCACTGACTATCGCAGGTCTTGCGACCCTTGCCCTCGTGCTTGGTTACGCAGTCACTGCCCGCCGTACACTCGGCTAA